The window TTTGCTTGTGCAAGTAAGGATGAACAATCAGTATAGGGGAAGGTGAAAACGTGGGTAAATCGGTGTTAGTTACAAGATTGGAAAATGGAATTGTTCTGATAACGCTAAATCGCCCGGAAGCAGCCAATGCATTATCGATCCATATGTTGGAAGAACTTCATGAAGCAATCCTGACCTGTAAATTTGACCGGACCATCCGCTGCCTGGTTATTACCGGAGCAGGGGAGAAAGCTTTTTGTGCAGGGGCTGATCTAAAAGAACGGGCCGGAATGGATCCGATTCAAGTACGGAAAACAGTTTCATTAATTCGTGGAAATATAAATGAATTAGAAGCATTGCCTCAGCCAGTAATTGCCGCAGTGAACGGAGTAGCATTTGGTGGAGGAACAGAATTAGCATTGGCGAGTGATATCCGTGTTGCTTCGGAAACTGCCAAACTAGGACTTACTGAAACCGCACTCGGAATCATTCCAGGTGCTGGGGGGACGCAACGCTTGCCTAGATTGGTAGGCAAGGGTCGAGCTAAAGAACTTATTTTTACCGCCCGCCGGATTGATGCGTGGGAAGCACGAGAAATTGGCTTAGTAGAATATGTAGTGCCAGCTGATCTCTTGCTTGAAAAAGCTTTAGAATTAGCAAATCAAATAGTTCGTAATGGTCCAATCGCGGTTGCTCAAGCAAAGTTTGCCATTGATAAAGGCTATGATGTTGATTTAAACACAGGTCTAGCTATTGAGCAAAATGCCTACGAAATTACGATTCCGACGAAGGATCGTATCGAGGGCTTACAAGCATTTAAGGAAAAGAGACCGCCGGTTTATGTTGGAGAATGAGAATAAGCGAAATAATCATATAGATGAAACTAGTTTAACAGAGGGAGGAAAAGCAATGACAGTTGAGGTAAAGACCATTCAGGAGACCCTTCAGGAAAGAGTGGAACAAATTAAAAAGGGTGGAGCCCCTAAATACCATGAAAAGAATCAAGAACAAGGCAAATTGTTTGTTCGTGATCGGTTAAAGTTATTGTTTGATCCTGGGTTTGGATTAGAGGATGCCCTTTTTGCAAACTGTGCAGCTGGCGATCTTCCGGCAGATGGTGTTGTCACTGGGATGGGTAAAATCAATGGTCAGGTTGTTTGTGTAATGGCAAATGATTCAACGATCAAAGCGGGTTCTTGGGGATCTCGCACGGTTGAGAAAATTATTCGAATTCAAGAAACGGCCGAGAAACTTCGAGTACCTCTTCTTTATTTAGTCGATTCAGCCGGAGCCCGGATTACAGATCAAGTGGAAATGTTCCCTGGTCGCCGTGGTGCAGGACGAATCTTTTATAATCAAGTTAAACTTTCGGGTAAAGTGCCGCAAATCTGTGTTTTGTTTGGTCCGTCAGCTGCTGGTGGAGCTTATATTCCTGCATTTTGTGACATCGTAATCATGGTCGATAAGAATGCTTCAATGTACCTTGGCTCGCCGCGTATGGCAGAAATGGTTATTGGTGAAAAAGTAACCCTCGAAGAAATGGGCGGAGCCCGGATGCATTGTTCTGTTTCAGGCTGTGGTGATATCCTTGCAAAAAATGAAGAAGAAGCAATTTCACTAGCACGAAATTATTTGTCGTATTTCCCAGCTAATTTTTCTGAGAAACCACCTGTTCGAGATGTTGTCGCACCTAAGCAGTTAACGAAAAAGTTAGCGGATATCATTCCGCCGAATCAGAATTCTCCATTTAATATGCATCACCTGATTGAAGGGTTTATTGACGAAGGCTCCTTCTTCGAGATCAAAAAACTGTTTGCAGGTGAACTTATTACTGGTTTAGCACGAATGAATGGAAAGCCTATCGGGATTATTGCGAATCAGCCTCGAGTCAAAGGTGGGGTGTTATTCCATGATTCTGCAGATAAAGCAGCTAAATTTATTAACCTTTGTGACGCCTTCAATATTCCATTATTATTCCTAGTTGATGTTCCAGGATATATGATTGGAACAAAGGTTGAGCGTGCAGGAATCATTCGTCATGGTGCCAAAATGATTTCAGCGATGGCTGAAGCGAGTGTTCCAAAAATCTCGGTTATAGTCCGAAAAGCATACGGTGCGGGACTATATGCCATGGCGGGCCCAGCATTTGAACCTGATTGTTGTCTAGCTTTGCCATCAGCTTCGATTGCTGTTATGGGACCTGAAGCAGCTGTAAATGCCGTATATGCCAATAAAATTGCCTCCTTACCTGAAAGCGAGCGTGCTGCATTTGTTGATGAAAAGCGCGAGGAGTACAAAGAGGATATTGACATTTATCGCCTAG of the Bacillus sp. 1NLA3E genome contains:
- a CDS encoding enoyl-CoA hydratase, with the protein product MGKSVLVTRLENGIVLITLNRPEAANALSIHMLEELHEAILTCKFDRTIRCLVITGAGEKAFCAGADLKERAGMDPIQVRKTVSLIRGNINELEALPQPVIAAVNGVAFGGGTELALASDIRVASETAKLGLTETALGIIPGAGGTQRLPRLVGKGRAKELIFTARRIDAWEAREIGLVEYVVPADLLLEKALELANQIVRNGPIAVAQAKFAIDKGYDVDLNTGLAIEQNAYEITIPTKDRIEGLQAFKEKRPPVYVGE
- a CDS encoding acyl-CoA carboxylase subunit beta, giving the protein MTVEVKTIQETLQERVEQIKKGGAPKYHEKNQEQGKLFVRDRLKLLFDPGFGLEDALFANCAAGDLPADGVVTGMGKINGQVVCVMANDSTIKAGSWGSRTVEKIIRIQETAEKLRVPLLYLVDSAGARITDQVEMFPGRRGAGRIFYNQVKLSGKVPQICVLFGPSAAGGAYIPAFCDIVIMVDKNASMYLGSPRMAEMVIGEKVTLEEMGGARMHCSVSGCGDILAKNEEEAISLARNYLSYFPANFSEKPPVRDVVAPKQLTKKLADIIPPNQNSPFNMHHLIEGFIDEGSFFEIKKLFAGELITGLARMNGKPIGIIANQPRVKGGVLFHDSADKAAKFINLCDAFNIPLLFLVDVPGYMIGTKVERAGIIRHGAKMISAMAEASVPKISVIVRKAYGAGLYAMAGPAFEPDCCLALPSASIAVMGPEAAVNAVYANKIASLPESERAAFVDEKREEYKEDIDIYRLASEMIIDGIIPADSLREELVNRFEVYSSKYVMFSERKHPVYPV